In a genomic window of Spirosoma agri:
- a CDS encoding DUF1549 domain-containing protein, which yields MAILPHVLSFPLAASFWLWQFLGRLHPLLVHFPVALLCVALVLEGIDWYRKSADWRSGITALVWIGTISSVLAASLGLLLVNQEDYGGATVTIHQWSGLATVLLAGCTLAALRSGHIVLYRSLLIGTVAGVSLAGHYGARLTHGDDYLTSVLPGNKGSGAPSTGETSVAFARMDGPLTDKQVEELTVEVRSILAHNCYSCHSATKTKGNLRLDNKELVLKGGKHGAILTAGYPEASELIRRITLPTGDKEVMPTKGKRLSEQEVALLSFWIKQGAPWPDGPDKPLYRVAALEPRLPAVPPATVDITQPIDRFVSAYFQTNKVSWKGVVDDRTYIRRVYLDVVGLLPSPKAIQTFMADSRPDKREILVRQLLDRNEAYAQHWLTFWNDALRNDYTGTGYVTGGRADMTTWLYKSLKNNKPYNWFVRELISPSKQSAGFIKGIQWRGTINASQRTEMQAAQNVAQVLLGLNLKCASCHDSFISDWKLDDAYAFANVFADSTLEINRCDKPTGKLAGRRLLFKELGTISVDAPTEQRLRELADFLVQPKDGRLYRTVVNRIWAQLMGRGIVEPVDAMDNVPWSQDLLDWLAFDFVKNGYDLKKLMYAILTSKTYQLPSVGVKDAGLLTTPTYVFDGMVRRRLTAEQFADAVSLSFAPIYQDTAIVDRLPKTIHKAIRFTRAALVKNDPFLTALGRPNRETVSTSRTSQANLLQALELTNGSTFNEALKRGAERWKKKEPSSELIINRLYWQALGRAPLPKEITIARQLVGKTPTTEGIQDLVWAITLHPEFQLIY from the coding sequence ATGGCAATTCTTCCGCACGTGCTTAGTTTCCCGTTGGCCGCGTCGTTTTGGCTTTGGCAGTTTCTGGGTCGGTTACACCCGTTGCTCGTTCATTTTCCGGTTGCCCTACTTTGTGTCGCCCTGGTTCTGGAGGGAATCGATTGGTATCGGAAGTCGGCGGACTGGCGTTCGGGAATAACCGCTCTGGTCTGGATCGGGACGATCAGTTCGGTACTGGCCGCCAGTCTGGGGCTGCTGCTGGTCAATCAGGAAGACTATGGCGGAGCGACCGTAACGATCCATCAATGGTCGGGGCTGGCCACGGTGCTGCTGGCGGGTTGCACACTAGCCGCGCTTCGTTCCGGACACATTGTTCTTTACCGGAGCCTGTTGATTGGTACGGTGGCAGGTGTTAGTCTGGCGGGCCATTACGGAGCCAGGCTGACCCACGGCGACGACTACCTGACCAGCGTTCTGCCGGGAAACAAAGGATCGGGTGCACCGTCAACCGGAGAAACGTCGGTTGCGTTTGCCCGAATGGATGGGCCGCTGACAGATAAGCAGGTGGAGGAATTGACCGTGGAGGTCCGGTCGATTCTGGCGCATAATTGCTACAGTTGCCACAGTGCAACCAAAACTAAGGGCAATCTCCGGTTGGACAACAAGGAGCTGGTGCTGAAAGGAGGGAAGCACGGGGCCATTCTGACCGCCGGGTATCCGGAGGCCAGCGAACTCATTCGCCGGATTACGCTGCCGACCGGGGATAAAGAAGTGATGCCAACCAAAGGCAAACGGCTGAGCGAACAAGAAGTGGCTTTGCTTTCGTTCTGGATCAAACAGGGTGCTCCCTGGCCGGATGGGCCCGACAAACCCCTTTATCGTGTGGCCGCGCTGGAACCCCGTTTACCCGCCGTTCCGCCGGCCACGGTCGACATAACCCAACCCATCGATCGATTCGTATCCGCTTATTTCCAGACGAACAAGGTATCCTGGAAAGGCGTCGTAGACGACCGGACGTACATTCGGCGGGTCTATCTGGATGTTGTCGGGTTGCTGCCGTCCCCGAAGGCGATACAGACATTTATGGCCGACTCCCGGCCCGATAAACGGGAAATTCTGGTCCGCCAGTTGCTTGATCGTAACGAAGCCTACGCCCAACACTGGCTTACGTTCTGGAACGATGCGCTGCGGAATGATTATACGGGTACGGGCTACGTGACCGGTGGACGGGCGGATATGACCACCTGGCTCTATAAGTCGCTGAAAAACAACAAGCCCTACAACTGGTTCGTGCGGGAGCTGATCAGTCCGTCGAAACAATCCGCCGGTTTTATCAAAGGCATTCAGTGGCGCGGAACGATCAACGCCAGCCAGCGAACCGAAATGCAGGCGGCTCAGAACGTGGCCCAGGTGTTGCTGGGGCTTAATCTCAAATGTGCTTCCTGCCACGACAGCTTCATCAGCGACTGGAAACTGGACGACGCGTATGCGTTTGCCAACGTTTTTGCCGATAGTACGTTAGAAATAAATCGCTGCGATAAGCCGACGGGTAAACTGGCCGGGCGTCGACTGCTGTTCAAGGAATTGGGTACGATCAGCGTCGATGCACCCACGGAGCAGCGCCTTCGTGAACTGGCTGATTTCCTGGTGCAACCCAAAGACGGGCGGCTCTATCGTACGGTGGTCAATCGAATCTGGGCACAGCTGATGGGCCGGGGTATCGTGGAACCCGTCGACGCGATGGACAATGTGCCCTGGAGTCAGGACTTGCTGGACTGGCTGGCGTTTGATTTTGTGAAGAACGGCTATGATCTCAAAAAACTGATGTATGCCATTCTCACTTCCAAGACGTATCAATTGCCCTCCGTCGGGGTAAAGGATGCGGGTTTGCTGACGACACCGACGTACGTATTTGATGGAATGGTTCGGCGTCGGCTCACGGCCGAACAGTTTGCCGATGCGGTCAGTCTGTCGTTCGCGCCCATCTACCAGGATACCGCTATCGTGGATCGGTTACCCAAAACGATTCATAAGGCGATTCGTTTCACCCGTGCCGCTCTGGTCAAGAACGATCCGTTCCTGACTGCCCTGGGTCGCCCGAACCGGGAAACGGTTAGCACCAGCCGCACGTCGCAGGCCAACCTGCTACAGGCGCTCGAACTGACCAACGGCTCAACCTTCAATGAAGCCCTGAAGCGGGGGGCCGAACGCTGGAAAAAGAAGGAGCCGTCGTCGGAGCTGATCATCAACCGATTGTACTGGCAGGCATTGGGGCGGGCACCGTTACCGAAAGAAATTACCATCGCCCGGCAGCTGGTCGGCAAAACGCCCACAACGGAGGGTATCCAGGACTTGGTCTGGGCCATTACCCTCCATCCCGAATTTCAGTTGATTTATTGA